Genomic DNA from Ailuropoda melanoleuca isolate Jingjing unplaced genomic scaffold, ASM200744v2 unplaced-scaffold42356, whole genome shotgun sequence:
ATGGGCACAAACCCGGGACTTTGCAGTCTGAAGCCCACGCTCTTGTCCATCACCCTGCCTGCCCTGTGGTGGACCTTCAGGTGCCTTCCAGCTTCTCACAATGAAAAAATACACTGCAAGGGCCATCCTGGTACATAGATCTCCATTTGAATAGAGTATTTTTGAGGACAGATATGCAGGTGGCCGCCACAAGTATTAGCTAAGGAGTTAGAGGGGTGCTTTCCCGGAGAGTGCACCTGCCGCCCGTGGGGAAATGTGGGTGGAGGGCGGCAGGGCGAGGCCCAGGAGCCCAGCCGTGACCTTGATGGAGTCCCATGTACTGCTCTGGCTTTTGCAGGAGAATTACTACAGGCCCCCGGATCAGGACGCGTGCCTGCCGTGTGACTGCTTCCCGCACGGTTCCCACAGCCGGGCCTGTGACATGGACACTGGGCAGTGTGTCTGCAAGTCCGGCGTCATTGGCCGCCAGTGCAACCGCTGTGACAACCCTTTTGCTGAGGTCACCACGCTTGGCTGTGAAGGTCTGAGTTGCCCCTTGATCCCTTCAGGGCACACCGCAGGGACGGACGGCTGGGCTCCTGCGTGCGTGCTCGTGTCTGCGTGTGTACCACACACCTCCTGGGGCTTGGGGAGCGATCCGCAGCCTGGTGGTCTGATGGTGTTCACTTGGCCTTCTGTTGACCTGGCCCTCCTAGAGGTCATGGGTCAGAGCCTGGGTCCTACCCTCCCCCGTTCTAACACTGATGTGGGGAAGATGTGGGGGTCCGGttcctgggggggggcagaggacgTGGAGAGCCCTGCACCTTTGTGGGCATGGCCGTGCCCAGCTGAGCAGCCTTCGTTCCCCCCGTGACCCCAGTGATCTACAACGGATGTCCCAGAGCATTTGAGGCTGGCATCTGGTGGCCGCAGACCAAGTTCGGGCAGCCGGCGGCGGTGCCGTGCCCCAGGGGATCTGTGGGTGAGTACCGTGGCCCGTGGCATCATTACAGGCAGGAACTCGGTCAAGGCATGTGGCTTGTGGGAGACTTGGCCGAGGCATCAGAACTCATGGGATGTTCTGCATGGACATTTCTTAGGCAGAGTTGGGGGAAAATAAAACCTTGTTCCTtaataataaatgacaaaaccCGGAAAGGCCATAATGCAAACAATACACGCTTCATGGCCAGGACACGGACAGGCTGCTTCCCCATTCCCAGCGCCGGGCTCCTTTTGTCAAATGGGGGTGGTAGTTGTGTCCACACCCTGGGGGTGTCCAGAGACGCAGGGAGATGACGTATCAAAGTGCACGACTAT
This window encodes:
- the LOC117799083 gene encoding cadherin EGF LAG seven-pass G-type receptor 1-like, whose protein sequence is MYTFPLLSCFPDRIDLPCPKGWWGNPVCGPCHCAVSKGFDPDCNKTNGQCQCKENYYRPPDQDACLPCDCFPHGSHSRACDMDTGQCVCKSGVIGRQCNRCDNPFAEVTTLGCEVIYNGCPRAFEAGIWWPQTKFGQPAAVPCPRGSV